The region TACGCTGACTACGCCGGCCATCGGACCTATGCGTCCTTTGTGCCTGGCCCGGGACGCATCGAGATCGCATCCGGCCCGCTGACTGGTCGGTCCTTCCGGACCCCGAGCGAGGCGGCTCGGGAGATCGTCAAACACTACAAGCCGGAGGTCAGTCCGCACCGGAACGGATGGGACTTCTTCTATGTTGTCGCTACGGGGGTGCCGCTACAGAGCCTCAGGCGCCGGTCAGCCTGAGGAGGGACTGAGTGCGGCCGCACGTGTTCGTGGATGAGACAAGGAGCGGGGGGTTCCTGCTTGCCGCCGCAGCGGTCGCCTCAGGTCGACTCAATGAGGCGCGACAGGCGATCAAAGGGTTGATTCTTCCGGGGCAGCGCAGCATCCACTTCTGCAAGAAAAGGGACGACCGCCGCCGCATCCTCGGCGTCATTCGTAGCCTGGATGTGCAGGTAGTGATCTACAACGCGACCAGGTACGGGCATGTCAAGTTGGCCCGTGACGCATCCCTTGCCGGGCTGGTGACTGACGCCGCGAAGATAGACGCAGAGCGCTTGGTGTTCGAGCTCGACGACTCGGTCCTGAAAGCCGATCGGAGCCTGCTTAGGGAGAAGGTGCGGTCGGCGGGGGTTGAAAGCCGGCTCAGGTACGACCACATGCGTTCACACGAGGAGTGTTTGCTGTCGATACCGGACGCCGTCGCCTGGTCTTGGGCAAGGGGAGCGGAGTGGCGTGCCGGCGTTCGGCCGGTCGTTACGGATCTTCGGGAGGTGTGAGACGATCCGACGTGTGTGACACCGGTCTTGGAAACGCGAAACCCGGCCCACCCACCGTCCGGAAGGCTACCGGGTTCACTTCCACGGAGCCACTGCCCCGGGCAGCCTCGACGCTACCAGCGTGAGCGGGCGGGGGCAACGTGTTCGCGTCAAAGGAACTGGCTGACCTGCAGCGGTGGGCTTCGGCAAGGAGTTGGATGTGAACACCGGTCCGTGGGAGCTGATCTTCCAGGATGCGAGTACGGACAAGGCGACGCTGGCGAAGTACGACCGGCGGCCCGAGCTGGACTGAACCTCGCTCCGGCTGACGGTTGGCTGGCGGCGCTGACACGCGTACGTCACGCAGGGTGGTTGAATTTCGTTGGTGTGATTTAACGTGGCGCGGAGAAAACGTGGAAAGCGGCTCCATATGGAGGTCCAGCCTTGAAAAGCTAGGCCTGGTTTTCAAGTTTCTCGTGGTTTACTTCAAATCATGGACGACGCTATGTTCCGATCGTCACCAGCGGGTCACTTGTCCGGATAACCGGCTGGGATCCTCGGTTCAACGAAAGTTATGACTGCTCGGCCTTCGTCCCCGACCCGCTGCCAGCGAAGCTCGACCTGGCGCAGGAGACGTACCTGGCAGTCACCAACGCCGCAGTCGCGGTGGCTCGCCTCGACCAGGCAGCCTTTCGGCTACCAAACCCGGGGTTGCTCGCGCGTCCCGCGATCCGGCAGGAGGCCGTCAGTACATCGGCGCTTGAGGGCACCTATGCGGCGCTTGACGATGTCCTCGAAGCTGACTTCCTCAAGCGTAACCAGCTCACCGCGTCGGTCGCGGAGGTCCACAACTACGTCGAGGCTGCGGAGCTTGCGTTTGAGTGGATCAAGGAGCGGCCCATCACGGTGGGGGCGCTGGAGCAACTACAGAAGATCCTCGTGCGAGGGACCCGAGGGGATTCGCCTGAGGCCGGCCGTGTCCGGACGACTCAGGTTTTTATTGGTGCCGACGGAGGGCGAGTCACCGATGCGCGGTTTGTGCCGTCCCCTCCTGGCGATCAGTTACGTGCCGGTGTTGACGCCTGGGCGTCATGGCTCACGGCCGAGGACACCTTTCCCTTGGTGATCAAGATGGCTCTCGGTCACTACCAGTTCGAGACCCTGCATCCCTTCAACGACGGCAACGGCCGGCTCGGTCGCCTCGTCTGCGTCCTGCAACTGGCCTACCATGGCGAGTTGCGCGTGCCGGTGTTGAACCTCTCTCCCTGGCTCGAAGGCAGAAGGCGCCAGTACCAGGACCATCTGCTGTCGGTCAGTGCCACCGGCGACTTCGAACCCTGGGTCCGGTTCTTCTCCGAGGCCGTACGTGCGCAGGCGGTTCGCGGGGTGGAGAAGATCGACGCTCTGCACGACTGGCGAGATGAGGCGTTGACTCTGCTGCTCGGTGCTGACGTCCGCGGTGTGGCTGTGCGGATCGTCGAGGACCTGCTCGGGTACCCACTGATCACTGCGACGCCCACCGCCGAAAGATATGGGGTCTCGTATCAGGCCGCGAACACAGCGATCAGGCGCCTCGTCCAGTTGGGCATTCTGGAGGAACGCACGGGCCGACGGTACGGGCGCGTTTTCGCGGCACGCCGGGTCTTGAACATCATCAACGCCGCTTGATTTTCGAACTGGTGACAGTGGTACACCAAGCAGGCTGAGCAACCCTGCCGTGGCTGCACCACCCAAGTGTTGTCACCTTCCTGCGAGTCCTGGCCGGGCGGGGCAGGATGGAACGCGTGACGACTCCTGAGGCGACTGGCTACCGGATCGAACGCGACACGATGGGCGAGGTCGAGGTGCCCGCCGAGGCGCTGTGGCGGGCCCAGACCCAACGCGCCGTACAGAACTTCCCGATCTCCGGGCGTGGCCTGGAGCCGGCGCACATCCGGGCGCTGGCCCAGATCAAGGGGGCCGCCGCTCTGGTCAACGCCGAACTCGGCGTGATCGACACCGACGTGGCCGGGGCGATCGCCACCGCTGCCGCGCACGTGGCCGACGGCACGTACGACGACCACTTTCCGATCGACGTGTTCCAGACCGGCTCGGGAACCTCGTCGAACATGAACGCCAACGAGGTCATCGCCACCCTGGCCGCCCGGGAACTGGGCCGCGAGGTGCACCCCAACGATGACGTGAACGCCGCACAGTCCAGCAACGACGTCTTTCCGTCCTCGATCCACCTGGCGGCCACCCAGGCGGTCGTACATGATCTGTTGCCCGCGCTGCGTCATCTCGGTGACGCGCTGGCGACCAAGGCCGACGAGTTCGCCGTCGTGGTGAAGGCCGGGCGGACGCACCTGATGGACGCCACCCCGGTCACCCTCGGCCAGGAGTTCGGCGGGTACGCCACACAGGTGCGTTACGGCATCGAACGACTGGAGTCCTGCCTGCCCCGGCTGGCCGAGCTGCCGTTGGGTGGCACCGCCGTCGGCACCGGGATCAACACCCCGCTCGGCTTCGCCGCCCGGGTGGTCGCCAAGCTCCGCGAGGAGACCGGGCTGCCGGTGACCGAGGCGCGTAACCACTTCGAGGCGCAGGGGGCCAGGGACGCCCTGGTGGAGGCCTCCGGTCAGCTCCGTACCATCGCGGTCGGCCTCTACAAGATCGCCAACGACATCCGGTGGATGGGGTCTGGCCCGCGTACCGGCCTGCGCGAGTTGCAGATCCCCGACCTCCAGCCCGGATCATCGATCATGCCCGGCAAGGTGAACCCGGTGGTCTGCGAGGCCGTACGCCAGGTCTGCGCGCAGGTGATCGGTAACGACGCGACGATCGGGTTCGCCGGTTCGCAGGGCGACTTCGAGCTGAACGTGATGCTCCCGGTGATGGCCCGCAACCTGCTCGAATCCATCCGCCTGCTGGCCTCGTCGAGCCAGTTGCTCGCCGACCGCTGCGTGGTCGACCTGGTCGCCAACGCCGAGGTCTGCCTGGCGTACGCCGAGGGCTCACCCTCCATCGTGACCCCGCTCAACCGCCACCTCGGGTACGACGAGGCAGCCTCGATCGCCAAGGAGGCGTTGGCGAAGGAGGCGACCATCCGGTCCGTGGTGCTCGCCCGGGGCCATGTCGACAATGGACGCCTCACCGAGCGGCAGTTGGACGAGGCGCTGGACGTACTCCGGATGACCCATCCCTGACCGCGTTTGGTCCCTGATCACGTGGATCATCGATGGGTGCGCGTTCGGGTGGGCGGGTGGAAAGATTGATAATCCGGGCAGGCCCCTAGCGGACTGCGACCTGATCAGGTGTGATGCTCCCACTAACCCCCAACGAGAGGATCCTCTGTGGTGAGCAGAAGATTCACCGCCGGAGCCGTCGCTGCCGCAACGACTCTGGCCTTCCTGGTTACCGTGCCCGCCAACCCGGTCACTGCCGCCCCGACCACCGTCACCGAATACACCGTGGTGGCGGAGGACGGCGTCGCCGCCGACGCGGCCATCGCCGCCATCCAGGCGGCTGGTGGCACCGTGGTGTCCCGTACCGACGGTGTGGGCATGTACCAGGTCACCAGTGATCGCAGCGACTTCGCGAGCCGGGTCACCGCAGCTGACGCGCTGGTCGGTGCCGCGGAGAAGAAGCCCATCGGCTGGGCCCCGAAGAAGAAGATGGACCAGGTCACGCAGGAGAACCTGCGGGCTGCGGCGAAGGCCACGGGCACCAAGCCGGCCAAGGGCAAGAAGCCCGGCAGCAAGGTCGACCCGCTGGACGAGAAGCTGTGGGGCCTGGAGATGATGCGGGCCTTCGACGCCCGTAAGAAGGAGCCCGGCAAGCGCGGCGTCACCGTCGGCATCCTGGACACCGGAGTCGACGCCAGCAACCCGGACCTCGCCCCCAACTTCAGTTGGTCGCTGTCGCGTAACTTCGCGCCGGACATCGAGGAGATCGACGGTCCGTGTGAGGCGGCGGGCTGCCTCGACCCGGTCGGTACGGACGACGGCGGGCACGGCACGCACGTCGCGGGTAGCGTCGGTGCCGCCGCCAACGGCTTCGGCCTCTCCGGCGTCGCGCCGAACGTGACGCTGGTCGAACTCAAGGGTGGCCAGGACTCCGGCTACTTCTTCCTCGACCCGGTGGTCAACGCCCTGGTGCACGCAGCCGACGTCGGCCTCGACGTGGTCAACATGTCCTTCTACGTCGACCCGTGGGCGTACAACTGCCTGAACAACCCGGCGGACTCGCCGGAGGAGCAGGCGGCGCAGCGGGCGACCATCCGGGCGATGCACCGGGCGCTCGACTACGCGCACTACCGGGGCGTGACCCTGGTGGGCGCGCTCGGCAACAACAACGAGGACCTGGCCGCGCCGCGGGTGGACACCTCCAGCCCGAACTACGGCGGTACGCCGCGCCCCCGGCCGATCGACAACGCGACCTGCTGGGACCTGCCGATTGAGGGCCCGCACGTGATCGGGGTCTCCTCGGTCGGCCCGTCCAGCAAGAAGGCGGACTACTCCAACTACGGCACCGAGCAGATCTCGGTCGCCGCGCCGGGTGGCTGGTTCCGGGACGGGTACGGGACGCCGAGCTTCCGTACCGACGCCAACATGATCCTCTCGACCTACCCGAAGAAGGTCCTCCAGGAGGAGGGGTCGGTCGACGCGGACGGCAACATCGTGCCGGGCTTCGAGGAGTCGGTGTTCAAGGAGTGCAAGGCCAGTGGCGAGTGCGGCTACTACACCTATCTCCAGGGCACCTCGATGGCCGCACCGCACGCCTCGGGTGTAGCGGCGCTGATCGTCAGCAAGTTCGGCAAGCGTGACTTCCGGCGGGGCGGGTTGACCCTGGACCCGGACAAGGTGGAGAACCACCTCTACCGCACGGCTGCCGAGCACGCCTGCCCGACGCCGCGCCTCCAGCAGTACCGCAACGAGGGCCGGGACGAGACGTACGACGCGTACTGCGCCGGCGGCGAGAACTTCAACGGCTTCTACGGGTACGGCATCGTCGACGCGTACGCGGCGGTGACCACCCCGTTGCAGCCCTGGAAGCGGCCGTAGTACCACCGCTCTGAATAGTTGATCAGGAGGTTTGCGTCGCCGACGAGGGCTTCCGGTGACGCAAACCTCCTGATCAACGCGGGGCAGCGCAGGATCAACGCGGGGCAGTGCAGGTTCGACGCGAGAAGAAGGTCGGTCAGGACAGGGCGCGGCTGACCGCCTGCGCGGCCGACAGGACCTGCTCGCCGACCGTGGCGACGTCCAGTGGGGCGAGCGCCACCACGCCGACACTGGCCTCCAGGCCCGACACGCCCAGCACCGGTGCG is a window of Micromonospora polyrhachis DNA encoding:
- a CDS encoding S8 family serine peptidase, translating into MSRRFTAGAVAAATTLAFLVTVPANPVTAAPTTVTEYTVVAEDGVAADAAIAAIQAAGGTVVSRTDGVGMYQVTSDRSDFASRVTAADALVGAAEKKPIGWAPKKKMDQVTQENLRAAAKATGTKPAKGKKPGSKVDPLDEKLWGLEMMRAFDARKKEPGKRGVTVGILDTGVDASNPDLAPNFSWSLSRNFAPDIEEIDGPCEAAGCLDPVGTDDGGHGTHVAGSVGAAANGFGLSGVAPNVTLVELKGGQDSGYFFLDPVVNALVHAADVGLDVVNMSFYVDPWAYNCLNNPADSPEEQAAQRATIRAMHRALDYAHYRGVTLVGALGNNNEDLAAPRVDTSSPNYGGTPRPRPIDNATCWDLPIEGPHVIGVSSVGPSSKKADYSNYGTEQISVAAPGGWFRDGYGTPSFRTDANMILSTYPKKVLQEEGSVDADGNIVPGFEESVFKECKASGECGYYTYLQGTSMAAPHASGVAALIVSKFGKRDFRRGGLTLDPDKVENHLYRTAAEHACPTPRLQQYRNEGRDETYDAYCAGGENFNGFYGYGIVDAYAAVTTPLQPWKRP
- a CDS encoding class II fumarate hydratase, with product MTTPEATGYRIERDTMGEVEVPAEALWRAQTQRAVQNFPISGRGLEPAHIRALAQIKGAAALVNAELGVIDTDVAGAIATAAAHVADGTYDDHFPIDVFQTGSGTSSNMNANEVIATLAARELGREVHPNDDVNAAQSSNDVFPSSIHLAATQAVVHDLLPALRHLGDALATKADEFAVVVKAGRTHLMDATPVTLGQEFGGYATQVRYGIERLESCLPRLAELPLGGTAVGTGINTPLGFAARVVAKLREETGLPVTEARNHFEAQGARDALVEASGQLRTIAVGLYKIANDIRWMGSGPRTGLRELQIPDLQPGSSIMPGKVNPVVCEAVRQVCAQVIGNDATIGFAGSQGDFELNVMLPVMARNLLESIRLLASSSQLLADRCVVDLVANAEVCLAYAEGSPSIVTPLNRHLGYDEAASIAKEALAKEATIRSVVLARGHVDNGRLTERQLDEALDVLRMTHP
- a CDS encoding Fic family protein — encoded protein: MAVTNAAVAVARLDQAAFRLPNPGLLARPAIRQEAVSTSALEGTYAALDDVLEADFLKRNQLTASVAEVHNYVEAAELAFEWIKERPITVGALEQLQKILVRGTRGDSPEAGRVRTTQVFIGADGGRVTDARFVPSPPGDQLRAGVDAWASWLTAEDTFPLVIKMALGHYQFETLHPFNDGNGRLGRLVCVLQLAYHGELRVPVLNLSPWLEGRRRQYQDHLLSVSATGDFEPWVRFFSEAVRAQAVRGVEKIDALHDWRDEALTLLLGADVRGVAVRIVEDLLGYPLITATPTAERYGVSYQAANTAIRRLVQLGILEERTGRRYGRVFAARRVLNIINAA